The sequence GGCGAGATGGGCGCCGACACCGTCGTACTGCTCCCCGTCCAGAACCGTCGCACCACCGGCGAGTCCGCCCGCGCCGCCCCAGATGACCGTGAGCGAGCCCGCGGCGTCGCCGGTGCCGACCTTCTCGCCCGAGGAGCCGACCACCAGGTCCGCGTAGCCGTCCCGGTCGAGGTCGGCGGAGACCACCGAGCTGCCGAAGGCGTCCTTCGCCTCCGGTGTGCCGGGGATGTTGGCCGTGCTCTGGGTGAAGACCTTCTTGGCGGAGCTCTTGACACCCGTACCGGAGCCGTACGCGACGCCGACGTATCCGGCGCCCGCGAAGCCCTTGACCGTGGCGCCGGGGGCGGCGAACGCGATGTCGGGGTATCCGTCGCCGTTGAAGTCGGAGTGGAGACCGGCCGGGGCCGCCGCCCGCTCGGGTGCGGCCGGGGCCGCCTGGGCGGTGGGCAGGGCGAGGGCTGCGGAGGCGACGGTGATGGCCAGGACCACACCGGTACCGAGTGCTCGGGGTGCCACGGGGACTCCTTCTGCTGACGTGTACGGAGAACGTTCTTGAGTGGTTCGTGAAACATTCCGCCGAGGTCTGCTGAACGGGGGTGGCAGTGACGGCTGGTACTCGGTGAGACGGGCGGATCGGCCGGAGGGTTGCACGCCGATCGTCACAAGTACGCCTATCTTGTTCCCTGTTCCCGACCTCTGCGGAAGGAGTGACCCGGTGACCTCACAGATCCGGCTGGTGACGGGCGAGGAGCTGACCGGCCGTGCCGAGGGCATCCGCACCGTGTACGCGGAGGCGTTCTCGGGGCCGCCCTGGGACGAGGACCCGGCGGAGGCGGACAGGTATGCCGAACGCCTGGCGAAGGACGCGGCCCGGCCGGGTTTCACGGCGGCGGTGGCCCTGGACGGGGAGGCCGTGACCGGCTTCGCCACGGCCTGGACCACGCCGGAGGTCTTCCCCGACGACCGCAGTTACGGACAGGTCGCGCAGGCGCTGGGACCCGAGCGCACAACGGCCCTGCTGTGCGGAGCGCTTGAGGTCGACGAGCTGGCCGTCCGGCCCCGGGCGCACGGCACGGGGCTGGGTGCGGCCCTGCTGGCGGCGGTGACCGGCCCTGCCACGGACGGCCGTTGCTGGCTGCTGACCTCGGTGCGGGCGGGGGCCGCGCTGCGGCTGTACGAGCGCGCGGGCTGGCATCGCTTCGCCGCACCGGTACCGGGAAGGGCGGGGCTCGTCCTGTTCCTCGGCCCCGGACACCCGGGCGTCCGCGAAGCGCGTACATGAACGAAGCACCGCCGCGAACGGGGCGCGTACGCGGCCGAAGCGCGGGCGCACACCCACGCGATCCTGCTCGCCGCCAACGACCCCAACGCGGGGCGCGGCCCGCTCAAGCGGCCATGAACAAGGACATGGAACTGGTGAAGGCCGCGATCGATCAGT is a genomic window of Streptomyces sp. NBC_01237 containing:
- a CDS encoding GNAT family N-acetyltransferase, which translates into the protein MTSQIRLVTGEELTGRAEGIRTVYAEAFSGPPWDEDPAEADRYAERLAKDAARPGFTAAVALDGEAVTGFATAWTTPEVFPDDRSYGQVAQALGPERTTALLCGALEVDELAVRPRAHGTGLGAALLAAVTGPATDGRCWLLTSVRAGAALRLYERAGWHRFAAPVPGRAGLVLFLGPGHPGVREART